The DNA region GAAAGAAAAGAATCCGGCTATAAAAATTTGGGGTATTGATACGTATGGATCCGTATTTAAAAAATATAAAGAAACTGGAGTTTTTGATGAAAAAGAAATTTATCCATATATAACAGAAGGAATCGGTGAGGACATTCTGCCCAAAAATGTAAATTTTGAATTAATTGATTTATTTGAAAAAGTAAGCGATAAAGATGGTGCCATTTTAGCCAGACGGTTGGCCAGGGAAGAAGGCATATTGCTTGGATATTCGGCAGGATCTGCAATGGCAGGGCTTTTGCAACTTAAAAATAAACTCAAGAAAGATGATGTAGTTGTTATTATCTTTCATGATCATGGAAGTCGTTACATCGGAAAAATTTACAATGATGAGTGGATGCGCCAAAGAGGATTTCTCCAAACAGAATTGTTAGTTTCAGATTTGATAAAGCAAAAAACTGATAAAAGTTTTTACAGTGTATCCGCAAATGAAAGTATTCGCAATGTCCTTTTAATGATGAAAACACACGACATTTCACAGCTTCCGTTAATGGAAAACGACCAAATCATTGGCACAATCTCAGAAAGTACTGTATTGAATTTTATTATAGAAAACCCTTTAAATAATCCAGAAAAACAAGCCCGGACAATCATGTCTGACCCCATGCCCAAGGTTTCCTTACAGACTCCTTTGAGTACTTTAAACAAATATTTTTCTGAAAAAATTCCCGGAGTAATTACTCAAGACCAGCTCGGTAATTTTCATGTAGTGACAAAATATGATATCATCCGGGCTCTATAATTTTTTTAGCAAAGGCGAATTTATGTGTATATTTTTTTAGTGTTTCGTTGTATATACCTTTTTCGTCATATCGATCTACTCTAACAAAACCAGAAGCATGAATTGCTCTCTCTTTATTCATTACAATCGCA from Saprospiraceae bacterium includes:
- a CDS encoding pyridoxal-phosphate dependent enzyme; amino-acid sequence: MHYFNNILETIGNTPLIKLNKVVDDIQALVLAKVETFNPGHSIKDRMAVKMVEDAENSGKIKPGGTIIECTSGNTGMGLALTACVKGYKCIFTTSDKQSKEKIDLLKALGAEVIVCPTNVEPSDPRSYYSVAEKLSKEIPNSFWCNQYDNLSNTQAHYESTGPEIWEQTDGKITHLVVGVGTGGTISGTAKYLKEKNPAIKIWGIDTYGSVFKKYKETGVFDEKEIYPYITEGIGEDILPKNVNFELIDLFEKVSDKDGAILARRLAREEGILLGYSAGSAMAGLLQLKNKLKKDDVVVIIFHDHGSRYIGKIYNDEWMRQRGFLQTELLVSDLIKQKTDKSFYSVSANESIRNVLLMMKTHDISQLPLMENDQIIGTISESTVLNFIIENPLNNPEKQARTIMSDPMPKVSLQTPLSTLNKYFSEKIPGVITQDQLGNFHVVTKYDIIRAL